Proteins from one Juglans microcarpa x Juglans regia isolate MS1-56 chromosome 1S, Jm3101_v1.0, whole genome shotgun sequence genomic window:
- the LOC121246711 gene encoding probable protein phosphatase 2C 40, with product MWGETRDKPEGELNVSFGYQCNGNRGRSLEISKGYEILPKIQKTSSFSCLSGAALSANATLANTNICNGLIGAEILPSLDSPNSFHKVSSSPALSRLDLLSSSLQSTMSNLSCSPSPPSDHESYLLKPMSAPSTSEGFLNAMEVQVAGGAAGEDRVQAVCSEENGWLFCAIYDGFNGRDAADFLAGTLYETVIVYFNLLGCESKHDLSRASNSLYLDESFQYTLGDGTTVTEEKLPSITHSDKDSCFDYINKHGSSAKIELASDSFRRGVLDSLLRALNQAENDFLYMVEQEMEDRPDLVSVGSCVLVVLLYGNNLYTLNLGDSRAVLATNGEGDDTEGNEKLKAVQLTDSHTVDNEVEKNQLLLDHPDDPMTIVAGRVKGKLKVTRAFGVGYLKKKILNDALMGILRVRNLISPPYVSTEPSLNVHTISKSDRFVILGSDGLFDFFSNDEAVKLVHSFILSNPSGDPAKFLLEQLVERAAYCAGFSLEELMNIPAGSRRKYHDDVTVIVIVLGTNQRTSKASTCK from the exons ATGTGGGGAGAAACTAGAGATAAACCTGAAGGTGAACTTAATGTAAGTTTTGGCTATCAATGCAATGGCAACAGAGGTAGATCTCTTGAGATTTCCAAAGGATATGAAATCCTACCTAAAATCCAAAAGACTAGCAGCTTCTCCTGCTTGTCTGGTGCTGCATTGAGTGCCAATGCCACACTGGCAAACACAAATATTTGCAATGGTTTGATAGGAGCAGAAATACTTCCTAGTTTGGACTCCCCTAATTCCTTTCATAAGGTTTCCTCTTCACCTGCCCTTTCAAGGTTGGACTTATTATCATCTTCTCTTCAGAGCACCATGTCAAACTTAAGTTGCAGTCCTTCCCCTCCGAGTGATCACGAATCTTATTTGTTGAAACCTATGAGTGCTCCTTCAACAAGTGAAGGTTTTCTTAATGCTATGGAAGTACAGGTGGCAGGTGGGGCTGCTGGTGAAGACAGGGTTCAAGCTGTTTGTTCTGAAGAAAATGGGTGGCTCTTTTGTGCAATCTATGATGGCTTTAATGGAAGAGATGCAGCTGATTTTCTGGCTGGGACATTGTATGAGACTGTCATAGTTTACTTTAATTTGTTAGGCTGTGAATCAAAGCATGATTTATCAAGAGCTTCTAACAGTTTGTATTTGGATGAGTCTTTCCAATATACTTTAGGCGACGGTACTACTGTTACTGAGGAAAAGCTTCCATCAATAACTCATAGTGACAAAGATTCATGCTTTGACTATATCAACAAGCATGGCTCATCTGCTAAAATAGAATTGGCATCTGACTCGTTTCGGCGTGGGGTACTTGATAGCCTCCTACGTGCTCTTAATCAGGCTGAGAATGACTTTTTATACATGGTTGAGCAGGAAATGGAGGACCGTCCTGATTTGGTTTCTGTAGGATCTTGTGTTTTAGTTGTGCTTCTTTATGGGAACAATTTGTATACACTCAATTTAGGCGACAGTAGAGCTGTGTTGGCAACAAATGGTGAAGGTGATGACACAGAGGGGAATGAGAAACTGAAAGCTGTCCAGCTCACTGACAGTCATACTgttgacaatgaagtagaaaaAAATCAACTCCTGCTTGACCATCCTGATGACCCAATGACCATTGTAGCTGGAAGAGTGAAGGGAAAACTGAAGGTCACTCGTGCTTTTGGAGTTGGTTACTTGAAAAAG AAAATACTGAACGATGCACTAATGGGTATTCTTCGAGTTCGGAACCTTATAAGCCCTCCATATGTATCAACTGAACCATCACTGAATGTGCATACCATTTCAAAATCTGATCGCTTCGTTATACTTGGGAGTGATGGTTTGTTTGACTTCTTCAGCAATGATGAGGCAGTAAAACTTGTCCATTCTTTTATCTTGAGCAATCCATCTGGTGATCCAGCAAAGTTTCTGTTGGAGCAGCTTGTTGAGAGAGCAGCCTACTGTGCAG GTTTCAGCTTGGAAGAATTAATGAATATTCCAGCTGGTAGTAGAAGGAAATATCACGATGATGTTACTGTAATTGTGATCGTCCTCGGAACAAACCAGCGCACCTCAAAGGCATCGACTTGCAAGTAA
- the LOC121246713 gene encoding uncharacterized protein LOC121246713 isoform X1, with protein MANSDSSPSLPQANPLSSKKENITPIGSKISELNESRAELLNRIQGLKQDLQSWRSKLDTQVKVYRDELSELKKSLNVEVEQLRSEFQDLRTTLQQQQDDVTSSLKNLGLQDVTTNSKDAQAQDVEGNDKDPRTTLQQQQDDVASSLKNLGLQDVTTNSEDAQAQDCKVEGNDKDGHILPGDKNDKESENLMD; from the exons ATGGCCAACTCTGATTCCTCCCCTTCTCTTCCTCAAGCCAATCCACTCTCTTCC AAGAAGGAGAACATAACTCCAATTGGCTCAAAGATCTCG GAATTAAACGAATCAAGGGCCGAGCTGCTTAATAGAATTCAAGGGTTGAAACAG GATTTGCAAAGTTGGAGATCAAAGTTAGACACTCAAGTTAAGGTCTATCGTGAT GAGCTTTCAGAACTTAAGAAATCACTCAATGTTGAAGTTGAGCAACTTCGATCA GAGTTTCAAGATCTGAGAACCACTCTCCAGCAGCAACAAGACGATGTTACTTCTAGCCTAAAAAATTTGGG GCTGCAAGATGTCACAACTAATTCAAAAGATGCCCAGGCTCAAGACGTTGAGGGAAATGACAAAGACCCAAGAACCACTCTCCAGCAGCAACAAGATGATGTTGCTTCTAGCCTAAAAAATTTGGGG CTGCAGGATGTCACAACTAATTCAGAAGATGCCCAGGCTCAAGACTGTAAGGTTGAGGGAAATGACAAGGATGGACATATTTTGCCTGGGGATAAGAACGATAAAGAAAGTGAAAACCTGATGGATTAA
- the LOC121246713 gene encoding uncharacterized protein LOC121246713 isoform X3: protein MANSDSSPSLPQANPLSSKKENITPIGSKISELNESRAELLNRIQGLKQDLQSWRSKLDTQVKVYRDELSELKKSLNVEVEQLRSEFQDLRTTLQQQQDDVTSSLKNLGLQDVTTNSEDAQAQDCKVEGNDKDGHILPGDKNDKESENLMD from the exons ATGGCCAACTCTGATTCCTCCCCTTCTCTTCCTCAAGCCAATCCACTCTCTTCC AAGAAGGAGAACATAACTCCAATTGGCTCAAAGATCTCG GAATTAAACGAATCAAGGGCCGAGCTGCTTAATAGAATTCAAGGGTTGAAACAG GATTTGCAAAGTTGGAGATCAAAGTTAGACACTCAAGTTAAGGTCTATCGTGAT GAGCTTTCAGAACTTAAGAAATCACTCAATGTTGAAGTTGAGCAACTTCGATCA GAGTTTCAAGATCTGAGAACCACTCTCCAGCAGCAACAAGACGATGTTACTTCTAGCCTAAAAAATTTGGG GCTGCAGGATGTCACAACTAATTCAGAAGATGCCCAGGCTCAAGACTGTAAGGTTGAGGGAAATGACAAGGATGGACATATTTTGCCTGGGGATAAGAACGATAAAGAAAGTGAAAACCTGATGGATTAA
- the LOC121246713 gene encoding uncharacterized protein LOC121246713 isoform X2, which produces MANSDSSPSLPQANPLSSKKENITPIGSKISELNESRAELLNRIQGLKQDLQSWRSKLDTQVKVYRDELSELKKSLNVEVEQLRSEFQDLRTTLQQQQDDVTSSLKNLGLQDVTTNSKDAQAQDVEGNDKDPRTTLQQQQDDVASSLKNLGDVTTNSEDAQAQDCKVEGNDKDGHILPGDKNDKESENLMD; this is translated from the exons ATGGCCAACTCTGATTCCTCCCCTTCTCTTCCTCAAGCCAATCCACTCTCTTCC AAGAAGGAGAACATAACTCCAATTGGCTCAAAGATCTCG GAATTAAACGAATCAAGGGCCGAGCTGCTTAATAGAATTCAAGGGTTGAAACAG GATTTGCAAAGTTGGAGATCAAAGTTAGACACTCAAGTTAAGGTCTATCGTGAT GAGCTTTCAGAACTTAAGAAATCACTCAATGTTGAAGTTGAGCAACTTCGATCA GAGTTTCAAGATCTGAGAACCACTCTCCAGCAGCAACAAGACGATGTTACTTCTAGCCTAAAAAATTTGGG GCTGCAAGATGTCACAACTAATTCAAAAGATGCCCAGGCTCAAGACGTTGAGGGAAATGACAAAGACCCAAGAACCACTCTCCAGCAGCAACAAGATGATGTTGCTTCTAGCCTAAAAAATTTGGGG GATGTCACAACTAATTCAGAAGATGCCCAGGCTCAAGACTGTAAGGTTGAGGGAAATGACAAGGATGGACATATTTTGCCTGGGGATAAGAACGATAAAGAAAGTGAAAACCTGATGGATTAA
- the LOC121246713 gene encoding uncharacterized protein LOC121246713 isoform X4, protein MANSDSSPSLPQANPLSSKKENITPIGSKISELNESRAELLNRIQGLKQDLQSWRSKLDTQVKVYRDELSELKKSLNVEVEQLRSEFQDLRTTLQQQQDDVTSSLKNLGCKMSQLIQKMPRLKTLREMTKTQEPLSSSNKMMLLLA, encoded by the exons ATGGCCAACTCTGATTCCTCCCCTTCTCTTCCTCAAGCCAATCCACTCTCTTCC AAGAAGGAGAACATAACTCCAATTGGCTCAAAGATCTCG GAATTAAACGAATCAAGGGCCGAGCTGCTTAATAGAATTCAAGGGTTGAAACAG GATTTGCAAAGTTGGAGATCAAAGTTAGACACTCAAGTTAAGGTCTATCGTGAT GAGCTTTCAGAACTTAAGAAATCACTCAATGTTGAAGTTGAGCAACTTCGATCA GAGTTTCAAGATCTGAGAACCACTCTCCAGCAGCAACAAGACGATGTTACTTCTAGCCTAAAAAATTTGGG CTGCAAGATGTCACAACTAATTCAAAAGATGCCCAGGCTCAAGACGTTGAGGGAAATGACAAAGACCCAAGAACCACTCTCCAGCAGCAACAAGATGATGTTGCTTCTAGCCTAA